A genomic region of Ensifer sp. PDNC004 contains the following coding sequences:
- a CDS encoding branched-chain amino acid ABC transporter permease, with protein sequence MFATALLSGLVLGGTYALVAMGLTLQYGIARIMNLAYGEIIIAAAFLAYSLFNFWGLNPVLGLLVAAPAGFALGYLIYAVMMRPLVARAKDKASLEIDSILATFGLLFVIQGVLLVAFGANFTSYSYLNIAVDVFGTTIAANRLLAFVLATVFAGALYLVLTRTLWGTALRAVSVAPGSAPLVGIDVDRAARLAFALGGALAAAGGVVISMYQTFTATSGVVFTMKALIVVIMGGVGNVPGALSAGLILGVVETFVATYLDPGLTLAATYAIFLVVLLWRPAGLFGRAAR encoded by the coding sequence ATGTTCGCCACGGCCCTTTTGTCCGGGCTCGTGCTCGGCGGAACCTATGCGCTTGTCGCGATGGGGCTGACGCTCCAATACGGCATCGCGCGGATCATGAATCTCGCCTATGGCGAAATCATCATCGCTGCGGCCTTCCTGGCCTATAGCCTGTTCAATTTCTGGGGGCTTAATCCGGTGCTCGGCCTGTTGGTCGCTGCACCTGCCGGCTTTGCCCTCGGCTATCTGATCTATGCCGTGATGATGCGGCCGCTGGTGGCGAGGGCGAAAGACAAGGCGAGCCTCGAGATCGATTCCATCCTGGCGACCTTCGGCCTGCTCTTCGTCATCCAGGGCGTGCTGCTCGTCGCCTTCGGCGCCAACTTCACCAGCTACAGCTATCTCAATATCGCTGTCGATGTGTTCGGAACCACGATCGCTGCCAACCGGCTGCTCGCCTTCGTGCTGGCCACCGTCTTTGCAGGTGCTCTCTATCTGGTCCTCACGCGCACGCTCTGGGGAACGGCGCTGCGCGCCGTCTCGGTCGCACCCGGCTCGGCGCCGCTCGTCGGCATCGATGTCGACCGTGCGGCCCGCCTGGCCTTTGCGCTCGGCGGCGCACTTGCCGCGGCCGGTGGCGTGGTCATTTCCATGTACCAGACGTTTACCGCCACCTCCGGCGTCGTCTTCACCATGAAGGCGCTGATCGTCGTCATCATGGGCGGTGTCGGCAACGTTCCCGGTGCACTGTCGGCCGGCCTCATCCTCGGCGTCGTCGAGACCTTCGTCGCCACCTATCTCGATCCTGGCCTGACGCTGGCCGCGACCTATGCCATCTTCCTCGTGGTGCTGCTGTGGCGTCCCGCCGGCCTGTTCGGGAGGGCTGCGCGATGA
- a CDS encoding branched-chain amino acid ABC transporter permease codes for MSRIPRLSALFFALVIGSLAFVPYLVGPYGVTLMIGMLGYVTLASAWAMFSGPTRYVSLATVAFFGIGAYTVAVFSESLSYPLLLLVAAAIGLVVAVVVGLSTLRLAGVYFVIFTFGLAELVRQLVTWYEVNMTGTLGRYIFLPVTPEGIYWQLLALATVTFLLSFAIVRSRFGLALKVIGDDEVVARHCGIDIARLKLALFALSSVIITLVGAIQAPRWTYVEPSIAFNPTVSFLTLIMALLGGANRLYGPIFGAVPLFLLFEWLSANFPNHYSIILGLLFIDIVFVLPRGVLAFAEEHWSRWRRPAIKPAAGGAQ; via the coding sequence ATGAGCCGTATTCCACGTTTGTCAGCCCTGTTTTTCGCCTTGGTGATCGGCAGTCTGGCCTTCGTTCCCTACCTCGTCGGTCCTTACGGCGTAACGCTGATGATCGGCATGCTCGGCTACGTGACGCTTGCGTCCGCCTGGGCGATGTTCTCCGGCCCGACGCGCTATGTGTCGCTTGCAACCGTCGCTTTCTTCGGCATAGGCGCCTACACGGTCGCCGTCTTCAGCGAGAGCCTCAGCTATCCGCTGCTGCTTCTCGTTGCCGCCGCGATCGGCCTTGTCGTTGCGGTCGTCGTCGGTCTGTCGACGTTGCGACTTGCCGGGGTCTATTTCGTCATCTTCACCTTCGGTCTTGCCGAACTGGTGCGCCAGCTGGTCACCTGGTACGAGGTCAACATGACGGGAACGCTCGGCCGCTACATCTTCCTGCCGGTGACGCCCGAGGGCATCTACTGGCAGCTGCTGGCGCTTGCCACCGTCACCTTCCTCTTGTCCTTTGCGATCGTCCGCAGCCGCTTCGGGCTGGCGCTGAAGGTCATCGGCGACGACGAAGTCGTGGCGCGCCATTGCGGCATCGATATTGCCCGGCTGAAGCTTGCGCTCTTTGCCTTGAGCTCGGTGATCATCACGCTGGTCGGAGCGATCCAGGCGCCGCGATGGACCTATGTCGAACCCTCCATCGCGTTCAACCCGACGGTGTCGTTCCTGACGCTGATCATGGCCCTGCTCGGTGGCGCCAACCGGCTCTATGGCCCGATCTTCGGGGCGGTGCCGCTCTTCCTGTTGTTCGAGTGGCTCTCGGCCAATTTCCCGAACCACTATTCGATCATCCTCGGCCTGCTCTTTATCGACATCGTCTTCGTTCTGCCGCGCGGTGTGCTCGCCTTTGCCGAAGAACATTGGAGCCGCTGGCGCCGACCGGCCATCAAGCCGGCTGCAGGAGGGGCACAATGA
- a CDS encoding ABC transporter ATP-binding protein yields MSEILTISGLTKRFGGLTAVNAASFSLTKGEIVGLLGPNGSGKTTVLNMISGHLAPSGGTIALNGKTISGLAPNRIALKGVARTFQLVRGLPSLTVAENVIAALAFGRRKLWGDEARSEALARLAEVGLAQRADQSAQELTYIDQKRMELARALAAEPELLLLDEWLAGLNPTELRTGIDLIQGLADRGITILLVEHVMDAIRALCGRCVVMNAGRKIADGPTAETLTDPEVVKAYLGDGHA; encoded by the coding sequence ATGAGCGAGATCCTGACCATTTCCGGCCTGACGAAGCGTTTTGGCGGGCTGACCGCGGTCAACGCCGCGTCGTTCTCACTGACCAAAGGCGAAATCGTCGGGCTGCTCGGGCCGAATGGCTCCGGCAAGACCACCGTGCTCAACATGATTTCGGGGCACCTCGCGCCGTCAGGCGGAACAATTGCGCTCAACGGTAAGACCATTTCCGGTCTGGCGCCCAACCGGATCGCCTTGAAGGGGGTTGCCCGGACTTTCCAGCTGGTTCGTGGACTGCCATCGCTGACCGTCGCCGAGAACGTTATCGCCGCACTCGCCTTCGGCCGGCGGAAGCTTTGGGGGGATGAGGCCCGCAGCGAGGCGCTTGCCCGGCTTGCGGAGGTCGGCCTTGCGCAAAGGGCCGACCAGAGCGCGCAGGAATTGACCTACATCGACCAGAAGCGCATGGAGCTTGCCCGCGCGCTGGCGGCCGAGCCCGAACTGTTGCTGCTCGACGAATGGCTCGCAGGCCTCAACCCGACGGAGCTTCGCACCGGCATCGACCTGATCCAGGGACTTGCCGATCGCGGCATCACCATCCTGCTCGTCGAGCACGTGATGGATGCCATCCGGGCCCTTTGCGGCCGTTGCGTCGTCATGAATGCCGGGCGAAAGATCGCCGATGGGCCGACGGCCGAGACGCTGACCGATCCCGAGGTCGTCAAAGCCTATCTTGGAGATGGCCATGCTTGA
- a CDS encoding ABC transporter ATP-binding protein, with protein MLEVSNLCLHYGRHVALRDLSLEVCRRETVVILGANGAGKSSLLKAIAGLVRPDAGARITFEGRNITGTSAHDVVEAGIALVPEGRGVFGDLTVEENLALGAYARRARDGARDRQAFVYELFPKLRDRRRQYVNTMSGGEQQMVAIGRALMSKPDLLMLDEPSLGLAPVVVGELFASLGRIREAGLALLIVEQNVKMSLSIADRGYLAEAGRITGEGTAQALMNDAAVQRAFLGAAV; from the coding sequence ATGCTTGAAGTCAGCAATCTCTGCCTGCACTACGGACGCCATGTTGCGCTTCGCGACCTGTCGCTCGAGGTCTGCCGACGCGAAACGGTCGTCATCCTCGGCGCCAATGGCGCCGGCAAATCGTCGTTGCTCAAGGCAATTGCCGGCCTGGTTCGGCCGGACGCCGGTGCGCGCATCACCTTTGAGGGCCGCAATATTACCGGTACCTCAGCGCATGATGTGGTCGAAGCCGGTATCGCACTGGTACCGGAGGGTCGCGGCGTTTTTGGCGATCTGACGGTTGAGGAGAACCTCGCCCTTGGCGCCTATGCAAGGCGGGCAAGAGACGGCGCGCGCGACCGTCAGGCCTTTGTCTATGAGCTGTTCCCGAAACTGCGCGACCGAAGGCGCCAATACGTCAACACCATGTCTGGCGGCGAGCAACAGATGGTGGCGATCGGCCGCGCGCTGATGTCCAAGCCGGACCTTCTGATGCTGGACGAACCGAGCCTGGGGCTCGCACCGGTCGTCGTCGGCGAACTCTTCGCCAGTCTCGGACGGATCCGCGAGGCGGGGCTTGCGCTGCTGATCGTCGAGCAGAACGTCAAGATGAGCCTATCGATCGCCGATCGCGGCTACCTCGCCGAAGCCGGGCGCATCACCGGCGAAGGCACCGCACAGGCGCTGATGAACGATGCCGCTGTCCAGCGCGCATTCCTCGGCGCCGCCGTCTGA
- a CDS encoding aldehyde dehydrogenase: MNMLGLKINNAEIEAADGRFFERLNPISGEVASKVAAASIDDARLAVNAAAKAFPAWAATGPRERRKLLLAAADRLQAKAEEFVAAMAAETGATAGWAMFNVGLAADMLREAASMTTQISGEIIPSNRPGSLAMAVRQPAGVVLSIAPWNAPVILGVRSIAMPLACGNTVVMKTSEICPRTHRLIVDALHEAGLPDGVLNAVSNAPEDAGAIVEALIAHPAVRRVNFTGSTRVGRIIAETAGRHLKPALLELGGKAPFVVLDDADLNQAVAAAAFGAYMNQGQICMSTERIVVDDAIADRFVEALAAKVKTLKAGDPRKGETPLGSVVDAHAAQRIDALVRDAVSKGAVLAAGGGINGTIVDAILLDRVVPSMRIYGEESFGPVVSVVRVGSVDEAVRVANDTEYGLSSAVFGRDVNRAMAVARRIESGICHINGPTVHDEAQMPFGGVKESGYGRFGGKAGIAEFTELRWVTIQDGPIHYPI, from the coding sequence ATGAACATGCTGGGATTGAAGATCAACAACGCCGAGATCGAGGCTGCGGACGGGCGCTTCTTCGAGCGACTGAACCCCATCTCGGGCGAGGTGGCCTCGAAGGTGGCGGCCGCCAGCATCGACGATGCGCGGCTCGCGGTGAACGCCGCGGCGAAGGCTTTCCCGGCCTGGGCGGCAACCGGTCCCCGTGAGCGTCGCAAGCTGCTGCTTGCCGCCGCAGACCGCCTGCAGGCAAAGGCAGAGGAATTCGTCGCTGCGATGGCCGCCGAAACCGGCGCAACGGCGGGTTGGGCGATGTTCAATGTCGGCCTTGCCGCAGACATGCTGCGCGAAGCCGCTTCGATGACGACCCAGATTTCCGGCGAGATCATCCCCTCCAACCGGCCGGGCAGCCTTGCCATGGCGGTCCGCCAGCCGGCCGGCGTGGTGCTCTCGATCGCGCCGTGGAATGCGCCGGTCATTCTCGGCGTGCGCTCCATCGCCATGCCGCTTGCCTGTGGCAACACCGTCGTGATGAAGACATCGGAAATCTGCCCCAGAACCCACCGTTTGATTGTTGACGCGCTGCACGAGGCGGGCCTGCCCGATGGCGTGCTCAATGCCGTGTCGAACGCACCGGAAGACGCCGGCGCGATCGTCGAGGCGCTGATCGCCCATCCGGCCGTGCGGCGCGTCAACTTCACCGGGTCGACGCGCGTCGGGCGCATCATCGCCGAAACGGCGGGGCGCCACCTGAAGCCGGCGCTGCTCGAACTCGGTGGCAAGGCGCCCTTTGTCGTGCTCGATGATGCCGACCTCAACCAGGCGGTCGCTGCGGCGGCCTTCGGCGCCTACATGAACCAGGGGCAGATCTGCATGTCGACCGAACGCATCGTCGTCGACGATGCGATTGCCGATCGCTTCGTCGAGGCGCTGGCCGCCAAGGTCAAGACGCTCAAGGCAGGCGATCCGCGCAAGGGCGAAACGCCGCTCGGCTCTGTCGTCGACGCCCACGCCGCGCAGCGCATCGATGCGCTCGTTCGCGACGCCGTGTCCAAGGGCGCCGTCCTTGCTGCCGGCGGCGGCATCAACGGCACGATCGTCGATGCCATCCTGCTCGACCGTGTCGTTCCGTCCATGCGCATCTATGGCGAGGAAAGCTTCGGGCCGGTGGTTTCTGTGGTGCGTGTCGGGTCGGTCGACGAAGCCGTCCGGGTCGCCAACGACACCGAATACGGCCTGTCCTCGGCCGTATTCGGTCGCGACGTCAACCGGGCGATGGCCGTCGCGCGTCGCATCGAGTCCGGCATCTGCCACATCAACGGGCCGACCGTGCACGACGAGGCGCAGATGCCGTTCGGCGGCGTCAAGGAAAGCGGCTACGGCCGCTTCGGCGGCAAGGCCGGCATCGCCGAGTTCACCGAGCTGCGATGGGTCACGATCCAGGACGGTCCGATCCACTACCCGATCTAA
- a CDS encoding SDR family NAD(P)-dependent oxidoreductase, with translation MPALERKTCIVTGGAGSLGLACARLFLAEGANVTLVDLSMASLETAAEGLPRDRILLIAADVSDRAETQRYVGETVARFGPIDVLVSNAGNFGTVAPIADYPDDVFDAVQAVHVKGAFLAAKHAVPAMRDGGSIVITSSVAATRGDAGVYAYITAKHAQVGLMRCLAKELAPRRIRVNTIHPGPIDNGFQLAVEQGLGAAIDEDGTEFFNRMIPLGRHGTPNEIARSVLYLTSDQSSFVTGTMLMVDGGMSC, from the coding sequence GTGCCAGCACTTGAACGCAAGACCTGCATCGTGACCGGCGGGGCCGGCAGCCTTGGCCTTGCCTGTGCCAGGCTGTTTCTGGCCGAAGGCGCCAACGTCACCCTCGTCGATCTCTCCATGGCATCACTGGAGACTGCGGCGGAAGGCTTGCCGCGCGATCGTATCCTGCTCATCGCGGCTGACGTTTCCGACAGGGCCGAGACGCAGCGTTATGTCGGCGAAACCGTCGCGCGCTTCGGGCCGATCGACGTACTGGTCTCCAATGCCGGAAATTTCGGCACTGTGGCGCCGATCGCCGATTATCCCGACGATGTGTTCGACGCGGTCCAGGCCGTACATGTGAAGGGCGCGTTCCTCGCCGCAAAACATGCGGTTCCGGCAATGCGCGATGGCGGCAGCATCGTCATTACCTCGTCGGTGGCAGCCACCCGGGGCGATGCCGGCGTCTACGCATACATCACCGCCAAACATGCGCAGGTCGGCCTGATGCGCTGCCTGGCGAAGGAACTGGCGCCGCGGCGCATCCGGGTCAACACCATTCACCCCGGCCCGATCGACAACGGTTTCCAGCTTGCGGTCGAACAGGGCCTGGGAGCTGCGATCGACGAAGACGGAACCGAATTCTTCAACCGGATGATCCCGCTCGGGCGGCATGGAACGCCAAATGAGATTGCCCGTTCGGTGCTTTACCTCACCTCGGATCAGTCGAGCTTCGTCACCGGAACGATGCTGATGGTCGATGGCGGCATGAGCTGCTGA
- a CDS encoding thiamine pyrophosphate-requiring protein, giving the protein MTAGGALLARLKAVGVDYIFANSGTDFPPIIEGLAEAEAKGVALPEAIVMPHESAAMGMAHGYYLATGRAQAVMAHTNVGLANCAIGAINAATEHIPVLLFSGKTPVTERGQLGSRTVPIGWGQEMRDQAALVREAVKWDDELRFAEHVPQMVDRAYAIATSTPRGPVYMSLPREVLCRPCPSDGLAEPLSMKPAVHAPSAEAIAAAAQLLAGAQNPLIVAQRGAGSEAGFQALSSLAFDRGIPVCQYWAVQLAIATDHPMAAAADPKVLVEDADVILVIDALAPWSPDIHRLKPGCKVIQLGQDPLFQRFPVRYFRSDVTIACDIDAGLLALQDALRQFPVSPDVEARRGLVAATNRAARDATEARAVAGMADPMTKEWVSLKLSEAIAGREASVLSELGCPLAPIRLDHPRAWYQEPHSGGLGWAFPAALGMQLADRDRLIVATMGDGSYIFSNPAACHQIAEALALPILIVILNNAEWGAVRQSVLGVYPEGYAAKANRMPLTSLSPVPDFAKVAEASNAHAETVSRGEELAAALKRAIGHIDTKRGAALLNVHVRA; this is encoded by the coding sequence ATGACGGCAGGCGGCGCCTTGCTCGCACGCCTGAAAGCGGTCGGCGTCGACTACATCTTCGCCAATTCCGGAACGGACTTCCCGCCGATCATCGAGGGGTTGGCTGAGGCTGAAGCCAAGGGTGTGGCCTTGCCCGAGGCGATCGTCATGCCGCACGAAAGCGCGGCAATGGGCATGGCGCATGGCTACTATCTGGCGACCGGACGAGCGCAGGCGGTCATGGCCCACACCAATGTCGGGCTCGCCAATTGCGCGATCGGCGCGATCAACGCAGCCACCGAGCACATCCCGGTCCTGTTGTTTTCGGGCAAGACGCCGGTCACCGAGCGCGGTCAGCTCGGTTCGCGCACGGTGCCGATCGGCTGGGGCCAGGAGATGCGCGACCAGGCGGCGCTGGTGCGCGAGGCGGTCAAGTGGGACGACGAGCTGCGCTTTGCCGAACACGTGCCTCAAATGGTCGACCGGGCCTATGCCATTGCCACCTCGACGCCGCGCGGGCCCGTCTATATGAGCCTGCCGCGCGAGGTGCTCTGCCGCCCCTGTCCGAGCGACGGGCTTGCCGAGCCGCTGTCGATGAAGCCGGCCGTGCATGCGCCGTCGGCAGAGGCGATCGCCGCCGCGGCCCAACTGCTCGCCGGGGCTCAAAACCCGCTCATTGTCGCCCAACGCGGGGCGGGCTCCGAAGCCGGTTTTCAGGCCCTGTCGTCTCTTGCGTTCGATCGCGGCATTCCTGTCTGCCAGTACTGGGCGGTGCAGCTTGCGATTGCCACCGATCATCCGATGGCGGCCGCCGCCGATCCGAAAGTGCTGGTGGAGGACGCCGACGTCATCCTCGTCATCGATGCGCTGGCGCCATGGTCGCCGGATATCCATCGGCTCAAACCCGGCTGCAAGGTGATCCAGCTCGGGCAGGATCCGCTGTTTCAACGGTTCCCCGTTCGCTATTTCCGTTCCGACGTGACGATTGCGTGCGACATCGATGCGGGGCTCTTGGCCCTGCAGGATGCCTTGCGGCAATTTCCAGTGTCGCCCGATGTCGAGGCGCGCCGCGGGCTCGTGGCCGCAACCAATCGCGCCGCCCGCGACGCGACAGAGGCGAGGGCGGTCGCCGGCATGGCCGATCCCATGACCAAGGAATGGGTGAGCCTGAAACTGTCGGAGGCTATTGCCGGCCGCGAGGCGAGCGTGCTTTCCGAGCTTGGCTGCCCGCTTGCGCCGATCAGGCTCGATCACCCGCGCGCCTGGTATCAGGAGCCGCATTCCGGCGGTCTCGGCTGGGCGTTTCCGGCCGCGCTCGGTATGCAGCTGGCCGACCGCGACAGGCTGATCGTCGCGACGATGGGCGACGGCTCCTACATCTTTTCCAATCCGGCCGCCTGCCACCAGATCGCCGAGGCGCTGGCTCTGCCGATCCTCATCGTCATCCTCAACAATGCGGAGTGGGGTGCCGTGCGCCAGTCGGTGCTCGGCGTCTATCCCGAAGGCTATGCCGCCAAAGCAAACCGGATGCCGCTCACCTCGCTGTCGCCGGTTCCCGACTTCGCCAAGGTCGCCGAGGCCAGCAATGCCCATGCCGAAACCGTCAGCCGCGGGGAGGAACTGGCAGCAGCGCTGAAGCGCGCCATCGGCCACATCGATACCAAACGGGGCGCTGCGTTGCTGAACGTGCACGTGCGCGCCTGA
- a CDS encoding 2,4'-dihydroxyacetophenone dioxygenase family protein, whose product MPELATTEFWKDLKPITKVFQPDALPEVYLENAATEDERFYVPFTETVSSRPLWISPTQNKWCDILMAKKAGLVNRHYHPHEVFAYTISGKWGYLEHDWTATAGDFVYETPGEGHTLVAYEHEQPMKVFFQVKGPLIWLDEKGEPDGFFDVHNYIALCRDHYEKVGLGRDYVDRLFR is encoded by the coding sequence ATGCCTGAGCTTGCGACAACGGAATTCTGGAAGGACCTGAAGCCGATCACCAAGGTGTTCCAGCCGGATGCCTTGCCCGAGGTCTACCTGGAAAATGCGGCGACGGAGGACGAGCGCTTCTATGTGCCCTTTACCGAAACCGTATCGTCACGGCCGCTCTGGATCTCGCCGACGCAGAACAAGTGGTGCGATATCCTGATGGCGAAGAAGGCGGGGCTGGTAAACCGCCACTACCATCCCCACGAAGTCTTCGCCTATACGATCTCGGGCAAGTGGGGCTACCTGGAACACGACTGGACGGCAACAGCCGGCGATTTCGTCTATGAGACGCCGGGAGAGGGCCATACCCTGGTTGCCTATGAACACGAACAGCCGATGAAGGTGTTCTTCCAGGTCAAGGGGCCGCTGATCTGGCTCGACGAGAAGGGCGAGCCAGACGGCTTCTTCGACGTGCATAATTACATCGCGCTTTGTCGCGACCACTACGAGAAAGTCGGCCTCGGTCGCGACTACGTCGACCGCCTGTTCCGATAG
- a CDS encoding glutaredoxin family protein, translated as MLDRTNQGQARKKAVLYRMVMGEHTCPYGLKAKDLLKRSGYDVDDRHLTSREETDAFKAQHGVATTPQVFIDENRVGGYDDLRRFLGKPVADPKATSYRPVVVLFALTALMAMAASYAVDGSPFTLRAGEWFIAFSMVVLALLKLQNVEGFATMFLNYDLLAKRWVPYSYIYPYAEGLAGVLMIAGALNWLSVPVALFIGTVGAASVFKALYIDKRELKCACVGGSSNVPLGFISLTENLMMIAMAVWMAAASFGIAVGHAM; from the coding sequence ATGTTGGACAGGACGAACCAAGGACAGGCGCGCAAGAAGGCCGTTCTCTATCGAATGGTCATGGGTGAGCATACCTGCCCCTATGGCTTGAAGGCGAAAGACCTGCTCAAGCGGTCGGGCTACGATGTCGACGACCGCCATTTGACAAGCCGCGAAGAGACCGACGCCTTCAAGGCACAGCACGGCGTGGCGACGACACCCCAGGTGTTCATCGATGAAAACAGGGTCGGAGGATACGACGACCTGAGAAGGTTTCTCGGAAAGCCGGTCGCTGACCCCAAGGCGACGAGCTACCGCCCTGTCGTCGTTCTGTTCGCCTTGACCGCCTTGATGGCGATGGCCGCCAGCTACGCGGTCGACGGCAGCCCGTTCACGCTGCGCGCGGGCGAATGGTTCATCGCCTTCTCGATGGTCGTGCTTGCGCTCCTGAAGCTCCAGAACGTCGAAGGTTTTGCGACGATGTTCCTGAACTACGACTTGCTGGCGAAGCGCTGGGTTCCCTACAGCTACATCTATCCCTATGCCGAAGGCCTCGCCGGGGTCCTGATGATAGCGGGAGCGTTGAACTGGCTGTCGGTTCCGGTCGCGCTGTTCATCGGCACGGTGGGAGCCGCATCGGTTTTCAAGGCGCTCTACATCGACAAGCGGGAACTGAAGTGCGCCTGCGTCGGCGGATCCAGCAACGTTCCTCTCGGCTTCATCTCGCTCACGGAAAACCTGATGATGATTGCCATGGCCGTCTGGATGGCCGCTGCCTCGTTCGGCATAGCGGTCGGACACGCCATGTAG
- a CDS encoding MerR family transcriptional regulator, whose protein sequence is MVRSQEPMELTIGKFAAAGGVGVETIRYYQRRGLLDTPRRLEGIRHYGDGDVRRLQFIRQAQTAGFTLEEIKELLDLDSGEDRERARNLAKNRIGALDAKIAELQQARKALQRLVGECATDKSGPCPILASFDL, encoded by the coding sequence ATGGTACGGAGTCAAGAGCCCATGGAACTGACGATCGGAAAATTTGCAGCAGCCGGCGGCGTCGGCGTGGAGACGATCCGCTACTATCAGCGGCGAGGGTTGCTGGACACGCCACGAAGGCTTGAGGGCATCCGCCATTACGGTGACGGAGACGTCCGCCGCCTTCAGTTCATCCGGCAGGCCCAAACGGCCGGCTTCACGCTCGAGGAGATCAAGGAGCTTCTCGATCTCGATTCTGGAGAAGACAGGGAGAGAGCGCGAAACCTTGCGAAAAACCGCATTGGTGCGCTGGATGCCAAGATCGCCGAGCTTCAACAGGCGCGGAAAGCCTTGCAGCGACTGGTCGGGGAATGTGCCACTGACAAGTCGGGTCCTTGCCCGATCCTTGCGTCCTTCGATCTGTAG
- a CDS encoding aspartate aminotransferase family protein: MTALYERDRAAIANLQKLRFFPLAVTGGRGARVIEESGRELIDLSGAWGAASLGYGHPALVEAVCGAAANPAGASVLSAANRPATALAEKLLAAFPGAGDNKVWFGHSGSDANEAVFRAVTKATGRSGVIAFVGAYHGCTVGSMAFSGHSVQSGAAKAEGLLLLPYPDRYRPYRDDPTGGAILAELRERLEAAPEHFAAAFIEPIQSDGGLIVPPPGFFKTFAAICREYGVLVVCDEVKVGLGRSGRLHCFEHEEFVPDILTIGKGLGGGLPLSAAIGPARILDCASAFAMQTLHGNPISCAAGLAVLETIEREELAQEAERKGKLLRDGLARLAQRHQLIGDIRGRGLACGVDLVLDRQTRAPARTEAAKLIYRAYELGLVVYCVGMNANVLEMTPPLTIADTDIRQALGVLEQAFAEAGAVPDDVVAQFAGW, translated from the coding sequence GTGACCGCACTCTACGAGAGAGACCGAGCGGCAATCGCCAACCTGCAGAAGCTGCGCTTCTTCCCGCTTGCCGTGACCGGTGGCCGCGGCGCGCGGGTGATCGAGGAAAGTGGCCGTGAACTGATCGACCTCTCCGGTGCCTGGGGCGCAGCAAGCCTTGGCTATGGCCACCCGGCGCTGGTCGAGGCAGTCTGCGGTGCTGCGGCAAATCCCGCCGGCGCCAGCGTTCTGTCTGCGGCCAACAGACCGGCAACGGCGCTTGCCGAAAAACTGCTCGCGGCCTTTCCCGGGGCGGGCGACAACAAAGTCTGGTTCGGCCATTCCGGATCCGACGCCAACGAGGCGGTCTTCCGCGCCGTCACCAAGGCGACGGGACGATCGGGCGTCATCGCCTTCGTCGGCGCCTATCATGGTTGTACCGTGGGTTCGATGGCCTTTTCCGGGCATAGCGTGCAGTCGGGCGCGGCCAAGGCAGAGGGCCTGCTGTTGCTGCCCTACCCCGATCGCTACCGCCCCTATCGCGACGACCCCACGGGTGGCGCGATCCTCGCTGAATTGCGGGAGCGGCTTGAGGCGGCGCCCGAACATTTCGCCGCCGCCTTCATCGAGCCGATCCAGTCAGACGGCGGCCTGATCGTCCCGCCGCCCGGCTTTTTCAAAACCTTTGCCGCGATCTGCCGTGAATACGGCGTGCTTGTCGTCTGCGACGAAGTGAAGGTCGGGCTTGGCCGCAGCGGTCGGCTGCACTGCTTCGAGCACGAGGAGTTCGTCCCCGACATCCTGACCATCGGCAAGGGCCTCGGCGGCGGGCTGCCGCTTTCCGCCGCGATCGGTCCGGCGCGCATCCTTGATTGCGCCAGCGCCTTTGCCATGCAGACGCTCCACGGCAACCCGATCTCCTGCGCCGCCGGACTTGCCGTTCTCGAAACCATTGAACGCGAAGAACTTGCGCAGGAAGCCGAGCGCAAGGGCAAATTGCTGCGCGACGGCCTGGCAAGGCTTGCCCAACGACATCAACTGATCGGCGATATCCGCGGTCGAGGTCTTGCCTGCGGCGTCGATCTCGTCCTCGATCGGCAAACACGGGCGCCAGCGCGAACGGAAGCGGCGAAACTCATCTATCGGGCCTATGAACTCGGCCTCGTCGTCTACTGTGTCGGGATGAACGCAAACGTTCTGGAGATGACCCCGCCACTAACCATCGCGGACACCGATATCCGTCAGGCACTGGGCGTTCTGGAACAGGCCTTTGCCGAAGCAGGTGCCGTTCCCGATGACGTCGTCGCGCAGTTTGCGGGCTGGTGA